The following are encoded together in the Lentimicrobiaceae bacterium genome:
- a CDS encoding TlpA disulfide reductase family protein, which yields MKNITKLIITILTLTLLSTSAKSQIIPTTIQGNIVNTPNYKTISADTVSNNAYVSIATSNIESNGNFKLVLFITETNIVRLTINDNNFITMIVSPGENIVVNNASPVFGINSEISGSEHTQLLYSVMNNVRVYDIAEDSLRRAYNQAIAIPDTTLSKQIWTEILNNHDKRRFFITSEINKNPSSLAWLFLFDRLDINNDFNTISQAASAIVKAHPNNNYAKFFENKIAILRKTAVGSPAPEIDLPDPNGTYIKLSDLKGKIVLLDFWASWCMPCRKANPQVVQLYEKYKDFGFDVYSVSLDRTKDDWVNAIAKDKLSWKNHVSDLKYWKSEAALNYGVISIPHTFIIDKEGKIAAKNLMGDDLENKIKELINNK from the coding sequence ATGAAAAATATAACAAAACTCATTATCACTATACTAACGTTAACACTACTCTCAACAAGTGCTAAATCACAGATAATACCTACCACTATACAAGGAAACATTGTAAACACGCCCAATTATAAAACAATAAGCGCCGATACTGTTTCAAATAATGCGTACGTGAGTATTGCAACTTCAAATATTGAAAGCAACGGCAACTTTAAATTAGTTTTATTTATCACCGAAACCAATATAGTGCGACTTACAATCAACGATAATAATTTTATTACGATGATTGTTTCCCCTGGCGAAAACATTGTTGTCAACAACGCTTCGCCGGTTTTCGGAATAAATAGCGAAATATCCGGCTCCGAACACACACAACTGCTTTATTCGGTTATGAATAATGTAAGAGTATATGATATTGCCGAAGATTCGCTCAGAAGGGCGTACAACCAAGCTATTGCAATACCCGATACTACACTTTCAAAACAAATTTGGACTGAAATTTTAAACAATCACGATAAGCGAAGGTTTTTCATAACTTCTGAAATAAATAAAAATCCTTCGTCGTTGGCATGGCTGTTTTTGTTTGACCGTCTTGACATCAACAACGACTTTAATACTATTAGCCAAGCTGCATCGGCTATTGTTAAAGCTCATCCCAATAATAACTACGCAAAGTTTTTCGAGAATAAAATCGCTATCCTACGCAAAACCGCAGTCGGCAGCCCTGCACCCGAAATAGACTTGCCCGATCCTAACGGTACATACATTAAACTATCAGACCTTAAAGGAAAAATTGTGCTGTTGGATTTTTGGGCTTCGTGGTGCATGCCTTGCAGAAAAGCAAATCCGCAAGTAGTTCAACTATACGAAAAGTATAAAGATTTTGGATTTGATGTTTATAGCGTGTCGTTAGACAGAACCAAAGACGATTGGGTGAACGCAATTGCTAAAGATAAACTTAGCTGGAAAAATCACGTCAGCGATTTGAAATATTGGAAATCGGAAGCTGCCTTAAATTACGGTGTGATATCAATTCCGCATACATTTATTATTGATAAAGAAGGAAAAATTGCTGCCAAAAACCTTATGGGCGACGACTTGGAAAACAAAATAAAAGAATTAATAAACAACAAATAA
- a CDS encoding T9SS type A sorting domain-containing protein, protein MKTKVKTILAIMVVAIFANTNLATAQNMSRWIELTVEQGNYMGLDFIASEANTPVRIVSGSTDIIVTVDTNWIGVQNYYSDSTKMRIYGDITGFDCSNNYSDITSLDASNSNLLSKLYCELNHITSIDLSGLVSLKLLKCDRNKLTSLDISELTSLEELICYDNSLSSLVMGENTALKKIKCENNKLISLNASGLTALQELRCNNNELSSLDVSGLTALHTLHCSSNSLTSIDVSGLTTLKDFRCGNNNLTSINLSGATALEILYCDGNNLANIDLSGLVSLKLLICGKNRFTSLDISELTSLEELICYNSSLSSLVIGENTALKKIKCERNKLTSLNASGLTALQELWCHNNSLTSLDVSGLTALHTLHCSGNSLTSIDVSGLTALKDFGCEANNLTSINLSGATALEIFYCTNNNLTNIDLSGLVALKTLHCAYNNLNSLDLSGLDALQILVCGMNNLTSLDVSRLTSLHSLYCGGNNFTTLAIDQIYCNLPSRLYNYYKGYINPIPPFTSYDSIVAATNSQNAIDRNWEVVDYYDMPIPTTGTYQCVPNASIKDFAEIKIYPNPVNEVLCIIADDNQINSIEIYDIYGRLVHNKTKLAATKSTVDVSYLTSGVYVLRLDTTKGTTELKFVKQ, encoded by the coding sequence ATGAAAACAAAAGTAAAAACCATTTTGGCTATTATGGTTGTAGCCATTTTTGCCAATACTAACTTGGCAACAGCACAAAATATGTCGCGATGGATAGAATTGACGGTTGAACAAGGCAATTATATGGGACTTGACTTTATAGCGAGCGAAGCAAACACTCCTGTTAGGATTGTAAGCGGTTCCACAGATATTATTGTTACTGTTGATACAAACTGGATTGGAGTCCAAAATTACTATTCCGACTCTACCAAAATGAGGATATATGGTGATATTACAGGGTTTGATTGTAGTAATAACTATAGTGATATCACAAGCTTAGATGCTTCTAATAGTAATTTGTTGTCTAAATTATATTGTGAACTTAATCATATTACATCAATTGACTTAAGCGGACTTGTTTCACTTAAATTACTAAAATGTGATAGAAATAAGCTTACATCATTGGATATCAGTGAACTTACTTCATTAGAAGAGTTGATTTGTTACGATAATAGTCTATCTTCTTTGGTTATGGGCGAGAATACAGCATTAAAAAAAATTAAATGCGAAAATAACAAACTCATATCATTGAATGCAAGCGGACTTACCGCACTACAAGAATTGCGGTGCAACAACAATGAACTCAGTTCATTAGATGTTAGCGGATTAACAGCGTTACATACTTTGCATTGTAGTAGTAATAGTCTCACCTCGATAGATGTTAGCGGACTTACTACGTTGAAAGATTTTAGGTGCGGAAATAATAATCTCACATCTATTAATTTAAGTGGGGCAACAGCATTAGAAATACTGTATTGCGATGGCAATAATCTTGCTAATATAGATTTAAGCGGACTCGTTTCACTTAAATTACTAATATGTGGCAAAAATAGGTTTACATCATTGGATATCAGCGAGCTTACTTCATTAGAAGAATTGATTTGTTACAATAGTAGTCTATCTTCTTTAGTTATAGGCGAGAATACAGCATTAAAAAAAATTAAATGCGAAAGAAACAAACTTACATCATTGAATGCAAGCGGACTTACCGCGCTACAAGAATTGTGGTGCCACAATAATAGTCTCACCTCATTGGATGTTAGCGGACTTACAGCGTTACATACTTTGCATTGTAGTGGTAATAGTCTCACCTCGATAGATGTTAGCGGACTTACTGCGTTGAAAGATTTTGGGTGCGAAGCTAATAATCTCACATCTATAAATTTAAGTGGGGCAACAGCATTAGAAATATTTTATTGCACTAACAATAATCTTACTAATATAGATTTAAGTGGACTTGTGGCTTTAAAAACTTTGCATTGTGCGTACAATAATCTAAATTCCTTAGATTTAAGCGGACTTGATGCGTTACAAATTTTGGTTTGTGGTATGAATAATCTCACTTCATTAGACGTAAGCAGACTAACATCGCTACATTCCTTGTATTGCGGGGGCAATAATTTTACTACTCTGGCTATAGACCAAATATACTGCAACTTACCTTCAAGGTTATATAACTACTACAAAGGGTATATTAATCCTATTCCACCGTTTACTTCGTATGACTCAATAGTAGCAGCCACAAATAGCCAAAATGCAATAGATAGGAATTGGGAGGTAGTGGACTATTATGATATGCCAATACCTACAACAGGTACTTACCAATGTGTACCCAACGCTAGCATAAAGGATTTTGCCGAAATAAAAATTTATCCAAATCCGGTAAATGAAGTCCTTTGCATTATTGCCGACGATAACCAAATAAACAGCATTGAAATTTATGATATTTATGGCAGATTGGTACATAATAAAACCAAATTAGCTGCTACTAAGAGCACTGTAGATGTGTCTTATTTGACGAGTGGCGTTTACGTGCTGCGGCTTGATACAACAAAAGGTACAACTGAACTTAAATTTGTGAAACAGTAA
- a CDS encoding T9SS type A sorting domain-containing protein, whose amino-acid sequence MIKKVKIILAIIVIAIFANVNLATAQNMSRWVELTVEQGNYMRLYFLASEANTPVRIVSGSTDTTVIAFTVWPTALIVNFDYYADSTTVRVYGDIIGFDCRFNYGNLTDINIQNNTQLVDLFCLGNSLTSLDLSGATSLKTLICGYNGFTSLDVSEATALQSLDCQNNGLTSLNVSGATELKILNCKNNCLTSLNCLTGPTALEELDCSGNSFTSFDLSGLTTLKALICQYNSLTSLDVSELTSLEYFDCSYNNLSYLDKSQLTTLKSLICSNNDFTSIDVSGLSALEYLYCYDNDLTSLNLSGLSSIVSIGCQNNNLTSLDLSGSTTLKYLICHENSLTSLDLSGYTALRELWCYDNNLTSLNLSGNAAMRILRCNINNLTTLDVTDAISLEYFNCSDNNLTSLYVSGLSSLRVLGCTNNNLSSIDLSGLTAIERLGCSGNNFAYLDVNELTTLEMFGCSYNNLTSLDVSKLILLSLLYCNDNNLTSLDLSNNTELRILSCWNNNFTTQALDLIYCDLPTRAVNDYPKIYPVYDVSSPDYPTVMATNSQNAIDKNWILRYGYNYYLNLPATTGTYQCETSINIKDIAEVNIYPNPVSNILNIDTDNQINSIEIHDIYGRLVLNKTKLAVSNNSVDVSYLTKGVYVLRLDTTKGTTELKFVKQ is encoded by the coding sequence ATGATTAAAAAAGTAAAAATCATTTTGGCTATTATAGTTATAGCCATATTTGCCAATGTAAACTTAGCAACAGCACAAAATATGTCGCGCTGGGTAGAATTGACGGTTGAACAAGGCAATTATATGAGACTCTACTTTCTAGCGAGTGAAGCAAACACACCTGTTAGGATTGTAAGCGGTTCTACCGACACAACAGTTATAGCTTTCACCGTCTGGCCTACTGCCCTAATCGTAAACTTTGACTATTACGCTGATTCAACTACTGTGAGAGTATATGGTGATATAATAGGATTCGACTGCAGATTTAACTACGGAAATCTAACAGACATAAACATACAAAACAACACCCAGCTAGTTGATTTGTTCTGCTTAGGCAACAGTCTTACATCTCTTGACCTTAGTGGAGCCACATCGCTAAAAACATTAATTTGCGGATACAATGGTTTTACATCTTTGGATGTTAGTGAAGCTACGGCACTCCAAAGTTTGGATTGTCAGAATAATGGTCTCACATCTCTGAATGTTAGTGGAGCTACAGAATTAAAAATTTTAAATTGTAAGAACAATTGTCTCACATCCTTGAATTGTCTTACAGGTCCTACTGCATTGGAAGAATTAGATTGTAGCGGTAACAGTTTTACATCCTTCGATTTAAGCGGACTTACTACGCTAAAAGCATTAATTTGTCAATACAACAGTTTAACATCTTTGGATGTAAGCGAACTTACCTCATTAGAATATTTTGACTGTTCGTATAATAATCTTTCATATTTGGACAAAAGCCAACTTACAACATTAAAATCTTTGATATGCTCCAACAACGATTTCACTTCTATAGACGTAAGCGGACTTTCTGCATTAGAATATTTATACTGCTATGACAACGATCTTACTTCTTTAAATTTAAGCGGACTATCATCTATAGTTTCTATAGGTTGCCAAAATAATAATCTCACGTCTTTGGACTTAAGTGGGTCAACTACACTAAAATATTTGATCTGCCACGAAAATAGTCTTACATCTCTTGATTTAAGTGGGTATACTGCGTTAAGAGAGTTGTGGTGCTATGACAATAATCTCACATCTTTAAATTTAAGTGGAAATGCAGCAATGAGGATTTTACGCTGCAATATCAACAATTTAACAACTTTAGATGTTACAGATGCTATATCATTAGAATATTTTAATTGCTCAGATAATAATCTAACATCTCTATATGTAAGCGGTCTTAGTTCTTTGAGAGTATTGGGCTGCACAAATAATAATCTTTCATCTATCGATTTAAGCGGGCTTACTGCTATAGAAAGATTAGGTTGTAGCGGTAATAACTTTGCATACTTAGATGTAAACGAACTTACAACGTTAGAAATGTTTGGTTGTTCATATAATAATCTCACTTCTTTAGATGTTAGTAAACTTATACTGTTGAGTCTATTATATTGTAACGACAACAATCTCACTTCTTTGGATTTAAGCAATAATACGGAATTGAGAATATTGTCTTGCTGGAATAACAACTTTACCACCCAAGCTTTAGACCTAATATACTGCGATCTTCCAACAAGGGCTGTAAACGATTATCCGAAGATTTATCCGGTTTATGATGTATCATCTCCGGATTACCCAACAGTAATGGCTACTAATAGTCAAAATGCCATAGATAAAAATTGGATCTTACGATACGGCTATAACTATTATTTAAACTTACCTGCCACAACTGGTACTTATCAGTGCGAAACAAGCATAAATATAAAGGATATTGCCGAAGTTAATATTTATCCAAACCCTGTCAGTAATATTCTTAACATTGATACCGATAACCAAATAAACAGCATTGAAATTCATGATATTTACGGCAGATTGGTGCTTAACAAAACTAAGTTGGCTGTTAGTAATAATTCCGTTGATGTATCATATCTGACGAAAGGCGTTTACGTGCTACGGCTTGATACAACAAAAGGGACAACTGAACTTAAATTTGTGAAACAGTAA
- a CDS encoding DUF4981 domain-containing protein, which yields TDYYLFNWEIVADGKIIQQSPLAIFGSINPQEEKTVGLDIEKIDLDKYNEVLFNIYAVNMKETIGVPFGHVMASEQFIVKKADLKPNLYKGDKKVAVSENKNDIILSGENFSIKFDKSINAISSYVLNDYEILEAPLTANFWRAPTDNDFGNGMQKRCVAWKTIVEESKNYKHEIVTTADNNVVLKTSQILNNNYGTLEIDYQIAGNGQINVSYKYTPADTTIPEIPVIGMKMQLKKQFNKLQYYGRGPEENYIDRNTASFIGLYNSTVHDQYYAYARPQENGYKTDTRYLSLTNIFNLGIRVDAIDNPLGFSALHYSIADLDEGLEKTFRTIKDVKEGNFTELRIDHKMVGLGGDDSWGSKPYDIHRIFPNKTHEYSFSITPLF from the coding sequence ACCGATTATTATTTGTTTAATTGGGAAATAGTTGCCGACGGAAAAATTATACAGCAATCGCCATTGGCTATTTTTGGTTCTATCAATCCGCAGGAAGAAAAAACCGTTGGCTTAGATATTGAAAAAATTGACTTAGACAAATACAACGAAGTGCTTTTCAATATTTATGCCGTTAATATGAAGGAAACTATTGGCGTGCCGTTTGGTCATGTTATGGCTTCGGAGCAATTTATCGTAAAAAAAGCCGATTTGAAACCAAATTTATATAAAGGCGATAAAAAAGTTGCAGTTTCTGAAAACAAAAACGATATTATATTGTCCGGCGAAAATTTCTCAATAAAATTCGATAAAAGTATAAACGCAATAAGCAGCTACGTACTCAACGATTATGAAATCCTTGAAGCTCCGCTTACTGCTAACTTTTGGCGTGCTCCAACCGACAACGACTTTGGTAACGGAATGCAAAAGCGCTGTGTGGCGTGGAAAACCATCGTTGAAGAAAGCAAAAACTACAAACACGAGATTGTTACAACAGCCGACAACAACGTAGTTTTAAAAACTTCGCAGATTTTGAATAACAACTACGGCACCCTTGAAATTGACTACCAAATTGCCGGAAACGGACAAATTAATGTTTCGTACAAATACACACCTGCAGATACCACAATACCCGAAATTCCGGTTATAGGAATGAAAATGCAATTGAAAAAACAATTTAACAAATTGCAATATTACGGTCGCGGTCCCGAAGAGAACTATATAGACAGAAACACTGCATCGTTTATAGGACTTTATAATTCTACCGTACACGACCAATACTACGCTTATGCACGTCCGCAAGAAAACGGATACAAAACCGATACCAGATACCTTTCGCTGACAAATATTTTCAATTTGGGTATCAGAGTTGATGCAATTGATAATCCTTTGGGTTTTAGCGCTCTACACTACTCTATCGCCGATTTGGACGAAGGACTTGAAAAAACATTCAGAACAATAAAAGACGTTAAGGAAGGCAACTTTACAGAGCTACGCATTGACCACAAAATGGTAGGACTAGGCGGAGACGATAGTTGGGGTTCAAAACCTTATGACATACATCGTATATTTCCTAACAAAACGCACGAATACAGTTTCAGTATTACACCTTTGTTTTAA
- the rplS gene encoding 50S ribosomal protein L19, with translation MSKKALIQYVEDNFVEKKEYPKFGAGDTVTVKYKIKEGDKERIQAFQGVVLQRSGSGASETFTVRKVSGTVGVERIFPINSPFIDGIDVNKHGSVRRARIFYLRKLKGKKARIKERRV, from the coding sequence ATGAGTAAGAAGGCTTTAATTCAGTATGTTGAAGACAACTTTGTTGAAAAGAAGGAGTATCCTAAGTTTGGAGCTGGCGATACAGTTACTGTAAAATATAAAATTAAGGAAGGCGACAAAGAACGTATTCAGGCTTTTCAGGGTGTAGTATTGCAGCGTTCGGGCTCGGGAGCATCAGAAACTTTTACTGTAAGAAAAGTTTCGGGTACTGTTGGTGTTGAAAGAATATTTCCAATTAATTCGCCATTTATCGATGGTATTGATGTAAATAAACACGGTTCGGTTCGCAGGGCAAGAATATTTTATTTGCGTAAACTTAAAGGTAAAAAAGCTAGAATTAAAGAAAGAAGAGTTTAA
- a CDS encoding leucine-rich repeat domain-containing protein, with the protein MKTKVKTILAIMVVAIFANTNLATAQNMSRWVELNVQQGETINFWLASNVSNTPVRVISGSTDTIVKVFSFGTQATCYADSNIMRLYGNIKQINCGGNESKITGVDVSNNTMLTVLNCNNNSLTSIDVSGLTSFEALYCSNNSLTSIDVSGLPSLWLLDCSNNSLTSLDVGGLTSLWTLDCSNNSLTSLDVSGLTTLIELYCYDNNLSSLNFDETMLLNELDCSSNSLTSLDVSGLTLLLTLRYNNNSITSLDYSGFTRLETLCCDNNGITSLDASSLTSLETLCCNNNSLTSLDVSNSRFLTHLECANNELTLLNTKALAGIRKLYCNNNLLTSLDVSKFISLNCLVCYGNNFTTQALDQIYCDLPKMYCKGRAVTPCYGRIFPIYDESSPDYSKVVATNKQNARRKSWLVQYACDSSDVYTTGTYQCETSTSLEDISQTTIYPNPVNDILYINTDSRITSIEIYDIYGRLVLNKTQLAATKSNVDVSFLTNGVYVLRLGTTKGTTELKFIKQ; encoded by the coding sequence ATGAAAACAAAAGTAAAAACCATTTTGGCTATTATGGTTGTAGCCATTTTTGCCAATACTAACTTGGCAACAGCGCAAAACATGTCGCGATGGGTAGAGCTAAATGTACAACAAGGAGAGACTATAAATTTTTGGCTTGCGTCAAATGTATCAAACACACCTGTAAGGGTAATAAGTGGCTCTACAGATACAATTGTTAAGGTGTTTTCGTTCGGTACTCAAGCAACCTGCTACGCAGATTCCAATATAATGAGATTATATGGAAATATCAAACAGATTAATTGTGGCGGCAACGAAAGTAAAATTACAGGCGTAGATGTTTCCAATAATACAATGCTGACCGTTTTGAATTGCAACAACAATAGTCTTACTTCTATAGATGTTAGTGGACTTACATCGTTTGAAGCTTTGTATTGCAGCAACAATAGTCTTACTTCTATAGATGTTAGCGGGCTTCCATCGTTATGGCTTTTGGATTGCAGCAACAATAGTCTCACTTCATTAGACGTTGGCGGGCTTACATCGTTATGGACTTTGGATTGCAGCAATAATAGTCTCACTTCATTAGATGTTAGTGGGTTGACAACATTAATAGAATTGTATTGTTACGACAATAATCTCAGCTCATTGAATTTCGATGAAACTATGTTGTTAAATGAATTGGATTGTAGCAGCAATAGTCTCACTTCATTAGATGTTAGCGGGCTTACATTGTTATTAACTTTGCGTTACAACAACAATAGTATTACTTCCTTAGATTATAGCGGGTTTACGAGGTTGGAAACTTTGTGTTGCGACAACAATGGCATTACTTCTTTAGATGCTAGCAGTCTTACATCGTTAGAAACTTTGTGTTGTAACAACAATAGTCTCACTTCTTTGGATGTTAGTAATTCGAGATTTTTAACACATTTAGAGTGTGCTAACAATGAACTTACATTATTGAATACTAAGGCGTTAGCTGGTATTCGCAAGTTGTATTGCAACAATAATTTACTCACCTCTTTGGATGTTAGTAAATTTATATCATTAAATTGTTTGGTATGCTACGGCAATAACTTTACTACTCAGGCATTAGACCAAATATACTGTGATTTGCCTAAAATGTACTGTAAAGGTCGAGCGGTAACACCCTGTTATGGAAGAATCTTTCCTATTTATGATGAATCTTCTCCCGATTACTCCAAAGTTGTCGCTACCAACAAACAAAACGCAAGGCGTAAAAGTTGGCTAGTACAGTACGCTTGCGATTCTTCAGATGTCTATACGACAGGTACTTATCAATGCGAAACTAGCACAAGTTTAGAAGATATTTCTCAAACAACCATTTATCCAAATCCGGTTAACGATATTCTTTATATAAATACCGACAGCCGTATAACAAGCATTGAAATTTATGATATTTACGGCAGATTGGTGCTTAATAAAACCCAATTAGCTGCTACTAAGAGCAATGTTGATGTGTCGTTTCTGACGAATGGCGTTTACGTGCTACGGCTTGGCACAACCAAAGGTACAACTGAACTTAAATTTATTAAACAGTAA
- the plsY gene encoding glycerol-3-phosphate 1-O-acyltransferase PlsY, with product MNIVFGIILSYLVGSFSSAYWIGKWFFGINVKEEGSKNAGATNTFRLLGTAPAIIVLLIDFAKAFLAVKYIPYLFENTSTLISNIDYQIILGFAVVIGHVLPIFSNFKGGKGVASLIGVAIALYNPIIIAIILVLFVAVVAISNFISLGSITAAITLPILTLIFQNDSLSLIIAAFIIAVFVVFMHRKNIKRLINGNENKFISKKNKH from the coding sequence ATGAATATTGTTTTTGGCATTATACTATCGTACTTAGTTGGCTCATTTTCATCGGCTTATTGGATAGGGAAATGGTTTTTTGGAATAAATGTCAAGGAAGAAGGTAGTAAAAATGCAGGTGCAACAAACACATTCAGGTTGTTGGGCACGGCTCCGGCTATTATTGTTTTGCTTATCGATTTTGCAAAAGCATTTCTTGCGGTAAAATATATCCCTTATTTATTTGAAAATACATCAACTTTAATTTCAAACATCGACTACCAAATTATTCTTGGATTTGCTGTTGTTATCGGGCATGTTTTGCCGATATTTTCAAACTTCAAAGGTGGTAAAGGAGTGGCTTCACTTATAGGAGTTGCCATAGCATTGTACAATCCCATAATTATTGCAATTATTTTAGTTCTATTTGTTGCCGTTGTTGCAATATCCAACTTTATTTCTTTGGGTTCAATAACAGCTGCTATCACACTGCCAATTTTAACGCTTATTTTTCAAAACGACAGCTTAAGCCTTATAATTGCTGCATTTATTATTGCCGTTTTCGTTGTTTTTATGCATCGCAAAAATATTAAAAGACTTATAAATGGAAATGAAAATAAATTTATTTCAAAAAAAAATAAGCATTAA
- a CDS encoding T9SS type A sorting domain-containing protein, giving the protein MKTNVKTILAIMVVAVFANVNLATAQNMSRWVELGVQQGENIHFRLTSTTSNTPVRVISGSTDTIVRVSYFGTLANCYADSNIMRLYGDVKKVDCSGNQTKLTSVDASNNTMLTLLNCGNNSLTSLNVSGLTSLETLDCGNNSLTSLDVSGLTSLETLYCGNNSLTSLNVDGATGLKVLYCNNNSLASLNVNGATGLEVLYCYENSLTSLNVSSLTELTELKCHYNCLTSLNVSGLTLLEQLACSNNNLSSIDVSGLTSLKSLNCEKNSLTSLNVSGLTSLETLRCNDNSLTSLDVSGLTLLSTLRCNDNNLSSLNFGLPTTLKYLYCNNNNLTTLDISRQMGLSTLYCNDNNITYLNLSRLTGLLSLCCDNNNLTSLDTRRLTSLKTLYCNNNSITSLDVSNSERLRHLECANNELTSLNLGVLVFLGELYCNNNLLTSLDVSGLKRLDGLVCYGNNFSTLALDQIYCGLPQIYCKNRTVTSCDYGRIFPIYDASSPDYSKVVATNSSNAVIKSWKVQYACDSSRVNTTGTYKCGTSTSLEDIAQTTIYPNPVNDILYINTDSRITSIEIYDVYGKSLLNKTKLPTSDNSVDVSYLTKGVYVLRLGTTKGTADFKFIKQ; this is encoded by the coding sequence ATGAAAACAAATGTAAAAACCATTTTGGCTATCATGGTTGTAGCCGTATTTGCCAATGTAAATCTGGCAACAGCACAAAACATGTCGCGCTGGGTAGAGTTGGGTGTTCAACAAGGAGAGAATATACATTTTCGGCTTACGTCAACTACATCAAACACACCTGTAAGGGTAATAAGTGGCTCTACAGATACAATTGTTAGGGTGTCTTATTTTGGGACTCTAGCAAATTGCTATGCAGATTCTAATATAATGAGATTATATGGAGATGTCAAAAAGGTTGATTGCAGTGGCAACCAAACTAAACTTACAAGCGTAGATGCTTCAAATAACACAATGCTGACATTATTGAATTGTGGGAACAATAGTCTCACATCTTTGAATGTTAGCGGACTTACATCGTTAGAAACTTTGGATTGCGGAAACAATAGTCTTACTTCCTTGGATGTTAGCGGGCTCACATCGTTAGAAACTTTGTATTGCGGAAACAATAGTCTCACTTCTTTGAATGTTGACGGTGCTACCGGATTAAAAGTATTGTATTGCAACAATAATAGTCTCGCTTCTTTGAATGTTAACGGTGCTACCGGATTAGAAGTATTGTATTGTTACGAAAATAGTCTCACCTCTTTAAATGTAAGCAGTCTGACAGAACTGACAGAATTGAAGTGCCACTACAACTGTCTCACCTCTTTGAATGTCAGTGGGCTTACGCTTTTAGAGCAATTGGCATGTAGTAACAACAATCTTTCTTCTATAGATGTTAGTGGGCTTACATCGTTAAAAAGTTTGAATTGCGAAAAGAACAGTCTCACTTCATTAAATGTTAGCGGGCTTACATCGTTAGAAACTTTGCGTTGCAACGACAATAGTCTTACTTCGTTAGATGTTAGTGGACTTACATTGTTATCGACTTTGCGTTGCAATGACAATAATCTCAGCTCTTTGAATTTCGGTTTACCTACGACGTTAAAATATTTGTATTGCAACAACAATAATCTCACTACTTTAGATATTAGCAGGCAAATGGGCTTATCAACTTTGTATTGCAACGACAATAATATCACTTATTTGAATCTTAGCAGACTTACGGGGTTATTATCTTTGTGTTGCGACAACAACAATCTCACTTCTTTAGACACTAGGAGACTTACATCGTTAAAAACTTTGTATTGTAACAACAATAGTATCACCTCTTTGGACGTAAGTAATTCGGAACGTTTAAGACATTTGGAATGTGCTAACAATGAACTTACATCTTTAAATTTGGGTGTATTAGTTTTTCTTGGCGAGTTGTATTGCAACAATAATTTACTCACATCTTTGGATGTGAGTGGATTAAAAAGGTTAGATGGTTTGGTATGCTACGGCAATAACTTTTCTACTCTGGCATTAGACCAAATATACTGTGGTTTACCTCAAATATACTGTAAAAATCGAACGGTAACGTCTTGTGATTATGGAAGAATCTTCCCTATTTACGATGCATCTTCTCCCGATTATTCTAAAGTAGTAGCTACTAATAGCTCGAACGCAGTGATTAAAAGTTGGAAAGTGCAGTATGCTTGCGATTCTTCGCGTGTCAACACGACAGGCACTTACAAATGCGGAACTAGCACAAGTTTAGAAGATATCGCTCAAACGACCATCTATCCAAATCCGGTTAACGATATTCTTTATATAAATACCGACAGCCGAATAACAAGCATTGAAATTTATGATGTTTATGGCAAGTCGTTACTTAACAAAACTAAGTTGCCTACTAGTGATAATTCTGTTGATGTATCATATCTGACGAAAGGCGTTTATGTACTCAGACTTGGTACAACAAAAGGTACGGCTGATTTTAAATTTATAAAACAATAA